One genomic segment of Isachenkonia alkalipeptolytica includes these proteins:
- a CDS encoding thioesterase family protein: MFRVNLEVGKTHHVQKRVQYEDSSVSFGRSGIETLFSTTALVQLMIQAAVELVGENIPKDYVSVTQKMEFTHLAPTLQGVFVTATAELVDMDHNVLKFKITCHDELGKVAEATQTRHIVNKQGLINRAHKRAEMLEEKIQ; encoded by the coding sequence ATGTTTAGAGTAAACTTGGAAGTAGGAAAAACCCATCATGTACAAAAGCGAGTGCAGTATGAAGACTCATCGGTGAGTTTTGGAAGGTCAGGAATAGAAACTCTATTTTCAACAACCGCTTTGGTACAGCTGATGATTCAGGCAGCTGTGGAATTAGTAGGAGAGAATATCCCCAAGGATTACGTCAGTGTTACACAAAAAATGGAATTCACTCACTTGGCACCGACCCTCCAGGGAGTGTTTGTTACCGCAACTGCTGAACTGGTGGATATGGACCATAATGTGCTTAAATTCAAAATCACCTGTCATGATGAGTTGGGAAAGGTAGCGGAAGCTACACAGACCAGACATATTGTAAACAAGCAAGGCTTAATAAATCGGGCCCATAAACGGGCGGAGATGTTGGAGGAGAAAATTCAATAG
- a CDS encoding endolytic transglycosylase MltG translates to MEKIKDLIYDHTDLLLSLLVIMVIIFIIGTNFTFFDQNLSSFIGSSNNGSSPESEPVISESEDEGEQNTTGDDSEEEKSAGHEESANEEDSETVTIHIPRGATASDVGDVLHGKDLVESSLEFVETTENLNVSHRLRPGTFDVPTGSTIEEIIQILIQSSL, encoded by the coding sequence ATGGAAAAAATCAAAGACCTTATATATGATCATACGGATCTGCTATTATCTTTATTGGTAATAATGGTTATTATCTTTATCATAGGGACAAACTTCACTTTTTTTGACCAGAATCTATCCAGTTTTATCGGTTCATCGAACAACGGGAGTTCTCCAGAAAGCGAACCCGTCATAAGTGAAAGTGAAGACGAAGGGGAACAAAACACTACAGGAGATGACTCGGAAGAAGAAAAATCCGCCGGTCATGAGGAGTCAGCAAATGAAGAGGATAGTGAAACCGTAACTATTCATATCCCACGAGGAGCCACCGCCTCCGATGTGGGAGATGTGCTACACGGAAAAGACTTAGTAGAGAGTTCCTTAGAGTTTGTTGAGACAACGGAAAACTTAAATGTTTCGCACCGTTTAAGACCGGGAACCTTTGACGTTCCCACTGGTTCGACTATAGAAGAAATTATTCAGATATTAATCCAAAGCAGTCTTTAA
- the lepB gene encoding signal peptidase I, whose translation MKKEILEWVKTIIISLIIALIITTFMKPTIVKHYSMQPTLDENDFLIINRLLYTRGTPERGDIIVFESNQVDVNGDAKLLIKRIIALPGEEISIRGGQVYIDDELLTEPYLEDDYTHGNVHQLIPEDKLFVMGDHRNNSLDSRNEELGLINFEDVVGKAFVRLYPFSEIGSIE comes from the coding sequence ATGAAAAAAGAAATTTTAGAGTGGGTAAAAACGATTATTATATCTTTAATTATCGCTCTAATCATTACCACGTTCATGAAACCCACGATCGTAAAGCACTATTCTATGCAACCAACCTTGGATGAAAATGATTTTTTGATAATTAATAGGCTGCTTTACACAAGAGGCACTCCAGAGCGGGGAGATATCATTGTTTTTGAATCCAATCAAGTGGATGTAAACGGAGATGCGAAATTACTCATCAAAAGAATTATCGCTTTGCCCGGAGAGGAAATTTCAATTCGGGGGGGGCAGGTCTATATTGACGATGAGCTTTTAACAGAACCCTATCTTGAAGACGATTATACCCATGGAAATGTCCATCAACTTATTCCTGAAGATAAACTTTTTGTCATGGGGGATCACCGAAATAATAGTTTAGATAGTCGCAATGAAGAGTTAGGATTGATTAATTTTGAAGATGTTGTGGGAAAAGCTTTTGTAAGACTTTATCCCTTCAGTGAAATCGGCAGCATAGAATAA
- a CDS encoding nucleoside kinase translates to MENQRITLTLPNGDKKQYLQGITFEEVIKDYSNNGESIVAVLEDCKLRELTEKVEKDSEISFVDIVNPIGNRIYQRSISFVFIRAAMELFSGCKVSVEHSISKGLYCEIQYKRDLVEEDIQRIEERMSEIIAEDVPFEKEKVSVVEAKNNFEEYGQRGKVNLLKYREKPYINLYKCGWLKNYFYGYMVPSTGYLKKFRLQYYKPGMVLQFPTINNQGEVPKFIEQPKLFKIFRESEKWGEILGVDYVSSLNDLVVSKQEGKFIRIAEALHEKKIARIADEITKDLTHRKVILIAGPSSSGKTTFAERLAIQLSVNGLEPVSISLDNYFVNREKTPLDENGNYNFESLYAIDIELFNHDLKSILAGKKVSLPTFNFHTGKREYNGESIQIKKDQPIILEGIHCLNDELTKEIDPRSKYKIYISALTQLNIDEHNRIPTTDLRLIRRIVRDHKFRSNDVETSLELWKSVRKGEEENIFPFQEQADVMFNSALFYELGVLKKYIEPLLRQVDASSKYYPEIKRLLKFLNYFVVIQDEENIPKTSILREFIGGSTLH, encoded by the coding sequence ATGGAAAATCAAAGGATAACCTTAACCTTACCCAATGGAGATAAGAAGCAGTACCTTCAAGGGATAACCTTTGAAGAGGTAATAAAAGATTATTCGAACAATGGAGAAAGCATTGTTGCGGTTCTAGAGGATTGCAAACTCCGAGAGCTAACAGAAAAAGTTGAAAAAGATTCTGAGATCTCTTTTGTAGATATTGTAAACCCCATTGGGAACCGAATTTATCAGCGGAGCATTTCCTTTGTTTTTATTCGGGCTGCTATGGAGCTGTTTTCAGGTTGCAAGGTATCAGTGGAACACTCAATAAGCAAGGGCCTCTATTGTGAAATTCAATATAAAAGAGACTTGGTTGAGGAAGATATACAAAGAATAGAGGAGCGAATGAGCGAAATCATAGCAGAAGATGTGCCTTTTGAAAAAGAAAAAGTTTCTGTAGTTGAGGCGAAAAACAACTTTGAAGAATATGGGCAAAGGGGTAAAGTCAATCTTTTAAAGTACCGGGAAAAACCTTACATTAACCTTTATAAATGTGGATGGTTAAAAAATTATTTTTACGGATATATGGTGCCCTCAACGGGTTATCTTAAAAAGTTTCGTCTACAATATTATAAACCCGGCATGGTACTCCAATTTCCTACAATCAATAATCAGGGAGAGGTTCCAAAGTTTATTGAACAACCGAAATTGTTTAAAATATTTCGGGAGTCGGAAAAATGGGGAGAAATTCTTGGGGTCGACTATGTATCCTCTTTGAACGACCTGGTGGTATCAAAGCAGGAAGGAAAGTTCATCCGAATTGCGGAAGCTCTCCATGAAAAAAAAATAGCCAGAATTGCGGATGAAATCACAAAGGATCTTACCCATAGAAAAGTGATTTTAATTGCAGGACCCTCCTCTTCAGGAAAAACAACTTTTGCCGAGCGCCTAGCCATTCAGTTATCAGTGAATGGATTGGAACCGGTAAGTATATCCTTGGATAATTATTTTGTGAACCGAGAAAAAACACCCTTGGATGAAAATGGAAACTATAATTTTGAGTCTCTTTATGCTATTGATATCGAATTATTTAATCACGATTTGAAAAGTATTTTAGCAGGAAAGAAGGTTTCTTTACCAACGTTTAATTTCCATACAGGAAAAAGGGAATATAACGGTGAAAGCATACAAATTAAAAAGGACCAACCGATTATTCTAGAAGGGATACACTGCTTAAATGATGAACTGACCAAGGAAATTGATCCGAGAAGCAAATATAAAATATACATCAGTGCTTTAACTCAGTTGAATATTGATGAACATAATCGAATCCCCACCACAGATCTTCGATTAATTCGAAGAATCGTTCGGGACCATAAGTTTCGGTCTAACGATGTGGAAACCTCTCTTGAACTTTGGAAATCCGTTCGCAAAGGAGAAGAGGAAAACATTTTTCCTTTTCAGGAACAAGCGGATGTGATGTTTAATTCTGCTCTGTTTTATGAGTTGGGGGTCTTGAAAAAGTATATAGAACCCTTGTTACGGCAAGTGGACGCTTCCTCGAAGTATTATCCCGAAATTAAACGGTTACTTAAATTCCTTAATTATTTTGTGGTCATTCAGGATGAGGAAAACATTCCGAAAACTTCAATACTCCGGGAATTTATCGGTGGAAGCACGTTGCATTAA
- the glsA gene encoding glutaminase A — MQEVIKSIIDDNRKYIENGVLPEYIPELKKAKKDALGMSIVTLDGEEYHGGDYQYKFTIQSISKVISLLLALEEKGEAYVFDRVGMEPTGDPFNSMVKLETVMPSKPFNPMINAGAIAISSMIEGRSSTGKVEKLLAFFRQITGNPALTINENVYLSEKRTGDRNRAMAYFMKDVGVIEKDVEGSLDVYFKQCSIEVTTKDIARIGAFLANDGIDLKTGKVLVDKKYIKIAKTFMFTCGMYNASGEFAINVGIPAKSGVGGGILATVPGQMGIGILGPSLDQKGNSVAGVQMIKDLSEKYKLSVF; from the coding sequence ATGCAGGAAGTCATAAAGAGTATTATTGATGACAATCGAAAATACATTGAAAACGGCGTTTTACCCGAATATATTCCGGAGTTGAAAAAAGCAAAAAAAGACGCCTTAGGTATGAGCATTGTTACGTTGGACGGTGAGGAATACCATGGGGGGGATTATCAATATAAGTTTACGATTCAAAGTATTTCTAAGGTGATTTCCTTACTCCTTGCCCTGGAAGAAAAAGGAGAAGCCTACGTTTTTGATCGGGTAGGCATGGAACCTACAGGAGACCCTTTTAACTCTATGGTAAAGCTGGAAACGGTAATGCCTTCAAAACCCTTTAACCCTATGATCAATGCAGGAGCCATTGCGATCAGTTCCATGATTGAAGGACGCAGTTCTACCGGGAAAGTAGAAAAATTATTGGCGTTTTTTAGGCAAATAACCGGAAATCCGGCGTTAACCATCAACGAAAATGTGTATCTTTCTGAAAAAAGAACCGGGGATCGGAATCGGGCAATGGCATATTTTATGAAGGATGTGGGAGTGATTGAAAAGGATGTGGAAGGCAGTTTAGATGTGTATTTTAAACAGTGTTCTATTGAAGTGACCACGAAAGATATCGCTCGAATAGGAGCGTTTTTGGCGAATGATGGCATCGACCTCAAGACAGGGAAAGTGTTAGTCGATAAAAAATACATTAAAATTGCTAAAACCTTTATGTTTACCTGCGGAATGTATAACGCCTCGGGAGAATTTGCCATTAATGTTGGTATACCAGCCAAAAGTGGGGTTGGAGGAGGGATTCTAGCTACGGTACCGGGACAAATGGGCATCGGAATTCTAGGTCCTTCCTTAGATCAGAAAGGGAATAGTGTTGCAGGGGTTCAAATGATCAAAGACTTATCAGAAAAATACAAATTGTCCGTATTTTAA
- a CDS encoding ArsR/SmtB family transcription factor, with amino-acid sequence MKDIMVLRELEQIKAISHSYRVEILECFEGDEPQTAKQIAEKLEEPHAKINYHIKSLLKVGILNLVDERVKSGIVEKYYLPAAKVLMIDKNFIKNGGDELTQSINQAYISIFEKINSDFYKNIEVAEASRFINQYSDYYLTKEEAKELMKKVENVMVDFLDDKRKNNRENVIPYNFAVLGLSKDHRGKKIISEEETESLDTIVDNNV; translated from the coding sequence ATGAAAGATATTATGGTTTTAAGAGAGCTTGAACAGATCAAAGCAATCAGTCACTCTTACCGGGTAGAAATTCTGGAGTGCTTTGAAGGAGATGAACCTCAAACAGCCAAGCAAATAGCGGAAAAGCTAGAAGAGCCCCATGCGAAAATCAATTATCATATTAAGAGTCTGCTTAAAGTCGGTATTTTAAACTTGGTGGATGAGCGGGTGAAATCAGGAATTGTTGAAAAGTACTATCTGCCTGCTGCAAAAGTGTTGATGATCGATAAAAACTTTATTAAAAACGGTGGGGATGAACTAACTCAATCTATTAACCAAGCGTATATTTCTATTTTTGAGAAAATCAACAGCGATTTTTATAAAAACATTGAGGTTGCCGAAGCTTCCCGATTTATTAACCAATACAGCGATTATTACCTTACCAAGGAAGAGGCCAAGGAATTAATGAAAAAAGTCGAAAATGTGATGGTGGATTTTTTAGATGATAAAAGAAAAAACAATCGGGAGAATGTGATTCCATACAACTTCGCGGTATTAGGTTTAAGTAAGGATCATCGGGGTAAAAAAATAATATCAGAAGAAGAAACGGAGTCATTGGATACTATTGTTGATAACAATGTTTAA
- the lepB gene encoding signal peptidase I, translating to MGKKTNNKAIVFLTAIVIILTALVLLDTYLISTVTVRGDSMKPSLSCGDRLLVDISSRVVKEIDYKDIVIFESPKDPDQNFVKRVIATEGQEFSISEGELIVDGENLCEDYIECDDYRFKNYNVVSGVVPENKVYLLGDNRNSSNDSRNFGYISTN from the coding sequence ATGGGAAAAAAAACTAATAACAAAGCTATTGTTTTTTTGACTGCAATTGTTATTATCTTAACAGCTCTTGTGCTCTTAGACACTTATCTTATCTCAACGGTGACCGTAAGAGGAGACTCTATGAAACCCTCCTTGAGCTGTGGGGATCGATTACTGGTGGATATTAGTTCTAGGGTTGTTAAGGAGATTGATTATAAAGACATTGTAATTTTCGAGTCCCCGAAGGATCCGGATCAAAACTTTGTCAAACGGGTGATTGCCACAGAAGGTCAGGAGTTTAGCATATCTGAAGGCGAATTAATCGTTGATGGAGAGAATCTTTGTGAGGATTATATAGAGTGCGATGACTACCGCTTTAAAAATTATAATGTTGTAAGTGGTGTTGTACCGGAAAATAAGGTATACTTACTGGGAGATAATCGAAATTCCAGCAACGACAGCAGAAATTTTGGATATATAAGCACCAACTGA
- the queG gene encoding tRNA epoxyqueuosine(34) reductase QueG, with protein sequence MEISFRQLRQEAKHQGFPIIGTLKPHYFKDLKEILTRYVDEGYTFEFNKKSIEEKCDPFLTMENCKTIVVLGLPYYSESNTIDISHTTPDTFRGRLARTAWGEDYHRVFQRKMQNLGEALGKNKPGVSYQSYVDTGPLVERFLASKAGLGFYGYNNLFYHHEYGSYVFYGYMLIDLEVCDVPGNEKKSCHGSVCENCNKCIKACPGQAIVKPYRLNASRCISGIMQKKGVLSDEEKALMGNRIYGCDVCQEICPYNKELKSSSDPAFIPGNPPAFPDLRELLGVSNKEFIRKYGNNASAWRGARVLKRNALVALGNIGDPGAMPYIFPFINDTREDLRDAAQWALKKLETESKE encoded by the coding sequence ATGGAAATTTCTTTCAGGCAATTAAGGCAGGAAGCAAAACACCAAGGGTTTCCTATTATAGGAACTTTAAAGCCTCATTACTTTAAGGATTTAAAAGAAATCCTTACAAGATATGTTGACGAAGGTTATACCTTTGAATTTAATAAAAAAAGCATCGAAGAAAAGTGCGACCCGTTTTTAACCATGGAGAATTGCAAGACCATAGTAGTTTTAGGGCTTCCCTATTATAGCGAGTCCAACACAATTGATATATCTCATACAACACCCGATACTTTTCGAGGAAGACTTGCTAGGACCGCCTGGGGGGAGGACTATCACCGGGTCTTTCAAAGGAAAATGCAAAACCTGGGAGAGGCCTTGGGGAAAAATAAACCCGGAGTATCTTATCAGTCCTATGTGGATACCGGTCCTTTAGTAGAGCGTTTCTTAGCATCTAAAGCCGGCTTGGGGTTTTATGGTTACAACAACCTATTTTATCACCATGAATACGGCTCCTATGTCTTCTACGGTTATATGTTAATCGATTTAGAGGTTTGTGATGTGCCGGGAAATGAAAAAAAATCATGTCACGGTTCTGTTTGTGAAAATTGCAACAAATGCATTAAGGCGTGTCCGGGGCAAGCCATTGTTAAGCCCTACCGACTTAATGCATCTCGCTGTATAAGTGGTATTATGCAAAAAAAAGGGGTCTTATCCGATGAAGAAAAAGCCCTGATGGGCAATCGGATATATGGATGTGATGTATGTCAGGAGATCTGTCCCTATAATAAAGAATTGAAAAGTTCTTCAGACCCTGCTTTTATTCCTGGAAATCCCCCGGCATTCCCGGATTTAAGGGAGTTGTTAGGGGTATCCAATAAAGAATTTATAAGAAAATACGGCAATAATGCCAGTGCTTGGAGGGGCGCTAGGGTGCTGAAAAGAAATGCATTAGTCGCTTTGGGAAATATTGGAGATCCTGGGGCTATGCCATATATTTTTCCCTTTATCAACGATACTAGAGAGGACCT